In Curtobacterium sp. L6-1, a genomic segment contains:
- the valS gene encoding valine--tRNA ligase, with product MTKPMPDKPSVDGLEQVWGPQWEQDGTYRFDRDAAGDRSAVYSIDTPPPTASGSLHIGHVFSYTHTDLKARFERMRGKHVFYPMGWDDNGLPTERRVQNYYGVRCDPSLPYDPDFTPPFEGGDGKSSKAADQLPISRRNFIELCDQLTVQDEQQFEELFRTLGLSVDWTQSYRTIDATSRASAQRAFLRNLERGEAYQADAPTLWDVTFRTAVAQAELEDKEMPGAYHGLAFHKSDGSGDVVIQTTRPELLPACVALVAHPDDERFQDLFGTTVRSPLFDVEVPVLAHHLAQKDKGAGIAMICTFGDTTDVVWWRELQLPNRSVIGFDGRIRSEEPAWIESEQGRALYAEMAGKTVFSAKKVVVDALTESGELVGDVKTINHPVKFFEKGDKPLEIVSTRQWYVVNGARDEQLRSTLLERGEQIAFHPDFMKVRYDNWVGGLSGDWLISRQRFFGVPIPVWYPLDADGNPVFDQPIVPTEAQLPVDPSSDPAPGYDESQRGVAGGFQGELDVMDTWATSSLTPQLAGKWETDPALYDLVYPYDVRPQAQDIIRTWLFTTVLRSQLEADVVPWRNASISGFIVDPDRKKMSKSKGNVVTPLSILEAHGADAVRYWAASSKLGTDAAFDPQNPKQIKVGRRLAIKVLNAAKFVYGFELPTGAHQVTEALDVDMLAALGSVVDQATAAFDGYDHARALEVTERFFWTFCDDYLELVKERAYGTAPDASHETQASAVLALRGAIDVLLRLLAPFLPYATEEVWAWTHETSVHRASWPTRADLPVDQAETGLLAAVGQALIGIRGAKTAAKASQKTPVTRAVLQTPAGVRQLVERAAVDLAAVGRIQDLSFVDGDDFAVVEIELAEQPSA from the coding sequence ATGACCAAGCCCATGCCCGACAAGCCATCGGTGGACGGACTCGAGCAGGTCTGGGGACCGCAGTGGGAGCAGGACGGCACCTACCGCTTCGACCGCGACGCCGCCGGTGACCGGTCCGCCGTCTACTCGATCGACACCCCGCCGCCGACCGCCTCCGGGTCGCTGCACATCGGGCACGTGTTCTCGTACACGCACACCGACCTCAAGGCCCGGTTCGAGCGCATGCGCGGCAAGCACGTCTTCTACCCGATGGGCTGGGACGACAACGGCCTGCCGACCGAGCGCCGGGTGCAGAACTACTACGGCGTCCGCTGCGACCCGTCGCTGCCGTACGACCCCGACTTCACGCCGCCGTTCGAGGGCGGCGACGGCAAGTCGAGCAAGGCAGCCGACCAGCTGCCGATCTCGCGCCGCAACTTCATCGAGCTGTGCGACCAGCTGACCGTGCAGGACGAGCAGCAGTTCGAGGAGCTCTTCCGCACCCTCGGCCTCTCCGTCGACTGGACGCAGTCCTACCGCACGATCGACGCGACGTCGCGGGCGAGTGCGCAGCGTGCCTTCCTCCGCAACCTCGAGCGCGGCGAGGCCTACCAGGCCGACGCCCCCACGCTCTGGGACGTCACCTTCCGCACCGCGGTCGCGCAGGCCGAGCTCGAGGACAAGGAGATGCCGGGCGCCTACCACGGCCTCGCCTTCCACAAGTCGGACGGCAGCGGTGACGTCGTCATCCAGACCACCCGTCCCGAGCTCCTGCCGGCGTGCGTCGCCCTCGTCGCGCACCCGGACGACGAGCGCTTCCAGGACCTCTTCGGCACGACCGTGCGCTCCCCGCTGTTCGACGTCGAGGTCCCGGTGCTCGCCCACCACCTCGCGCAGAAGGACAAGGGCGCGGGCATCGCGATGATCTGCACCTTCGGTGACACCACCGACGTCGTGTGGTGGCGCGAGCTGCAGCTGCCGAACCGCTCCGTGATCGGCTTCGACGGCCGCATCCGCTCCGAGGAGCCCGCGTGGATCGAGTCCGAGCAGGGCCGGGCGCTCTACGCCGAGATGGCCGGCAAGACGGTGTTCTCCGCCAAGAAGGTCGTCGTGGACGCCCTGACCGAGTCCGGCGAGCTCGTCGGCGACGTGAAGACGATCAACCACCCGGTGAAGTTCTTCGAGAAGGGCGACAAGCCGCTCGAGATCGTCTCCACCCGCCAGTGGTACGTGGTGAACGGCGCCCGCGACGAGCAGCTCCGGTCGACGCTGCTCGAGCGTGGTGAGCAGATCGCCTTCCACCCCGACTTCATGAAGGTCCGGTACGACAACTGGGTCGGTGGCCTGTCCGGCGACTGGCTCATCTCGCGCCAGCGCTTCTTCGGTGTGCCGATCCCGGTCTGGTACCCGCTCGACGCCGACGGCAACCCGGTGTTCGACCAGCCGATCGTCCCGACCGAGGCGCAGCTTCCCGTCGACCCGTCGTCCGACCCGGCACCCGGGTACGACGAGTCGCAGCGCGGTGTCGCCGGCGGCTTCCAGGGCGAACTCGACGTGATGGACACCTGGGCCACGTCGTCGCTCACCCCGCAGCTCGCGGGCAAGTGGGAGACCGACCCCGCCCTCTACGACCTCGTGTACCCCTACGACGTCCGCCCGCAGGCCCAGGACATCATCCGCACGTGGCTGTTCACGACCGTGCTCCGCAGCCAGCTCGAGGCCGACGTCGTGCCGTGGCGGAACGCGTCGATCTCCGGCTTCATCGTCGATCCCGACCGCAAGAAGATGTCGAAGTCGAAGGGCAACGTCGTCACGCCGCTGTCCATCCTCGAGGCGCACGGCGCGGACGCGGTCCGGTACTGGGCGGCCTCGTCGAAGCTCGGCACCGACGCGGCGTTCGACCCGCAGAACCCGAAGCAGATCAAGGTCGGCCGTCGCCTGGCGATCAAGGTGCTCAACGCGGCGAAGTTCGTGTACGGCTTCGAGCTGCCGACCGGCGCCCACCAGGTGACCGAGGCGCTCGACGTCGACATGCTCGCGGCCCTCGGCTCGGTCGTCGACCAGGCCACGGCCGCGTTCGACGGGTACGACCACGCCCGCGCGCTCGAGGTCACCGAGCGGTTCTTCTGGACCTTCTGCGACGACTACCTCGAGCTCGTCAAGGAGCGTGCCTACGGCACCGCCCCCGACGCGAGCCACGAGACGCAGGCGAGCGCGGTCCTCGCGCTCCGCGGCGCGATCGACGTGCTCCTCCGCCTGCTGGCGCCGTTCCTCCCGTACGCGACCGAGGAGGTGTGGGCCTGGACCCACGAGACCAGCGTGCACCGGGCCTCCTGGCCGACGCGCGCCGACCTGCCGGTCGACCAGGCCGAGACGGGCCTGCTCGCCGCGGTCGGGCAGGCGCTCATCGGCATCCGTGGTGCCAAGACGGCGGCGAAGGCGTCCCAGAAGACGCCCGTGACCCGGGCCGTCCTGCAGACGCCGGCCGGCGTGCGCCAGCTCGTCGAGCGCGCAGCGGTGGACCTGGCGGCCGTCGGCCGCATCCAGGACCTGTCGTTCGTCGACGGCGACGACTTCGCCGTCGTCGAGATCGAGCTGGCGGAGCAGCCCTCGGCGTAG
- a CDS encoding TetR/AcrR family transcriptional regulator yields the protein MATSTATAVEPETTARIVETADALFYARGIQAVGMDEIRSTAGVSLKKLYAAFPGKEQLIAAVLTGRHELWEQGIRTAVDAAETPRDELLAVYDFLESWFGDETFRGCGFINAFGELGATSPAIAEIARDHKDSFQRFIADIAAHAVADADRAEELAAQLALLAEGAQTTAAIAGTADAAVHARRAAAVLIDAATR from the coding sequence ATGGCGACGAGCACAGCGACCGCGGTCGAGCCCGAGACGACGGCACGCATCGTCGAGACCGCCGACGCGCTGTTCTACGCGCGCGGCATCCAGGCGGTCGGCATGGACGAGATCCGCTCGACGGCGGGCGTCTCGTTGAAGAAGCTGTACGCGGCGTTCCCCGGCAAGGAGCAGCTCATCGCAGCGGTCCTGACCGGCCGCCACGAGCTCTGGGAGCAGGGCATACGGACGGCCGTCGACGCGGCGGAGACCCCGCGCGACGAACTGCTCGCCGTGTACGACTTCCTCGAGTCCTGGTTCGGCGACGAGACCTTCCGCGGGTGCGGCTTCATCAACGCGTTCGGGGAGCTCGGGGCGACCTCCCCCGCGATCGCCGAGATCGCACGCGACCACAAGGACTCGTTCCAGCGCTTCATCGCGGACATCGCCGCCCACGCCGTCGCGGACGCCGACCGTGCCGAGGAGCTCGCGGCGCAGCTCGCACTCCTCGCCGAGGGCGCGCAGACCACCGCCGCCATCGCCGGGACCGCCGACGCGGCCGTGCACGCGCGCCGGGCAGCGGCGGTGCTCATCGACGCCGCGACTCGCTGA